Part of the Onthophagus taurus isolate NC chromosome 11, IU_Otau_3.0, whole genome shotgun sequence genome is shown below.
ttagaacaaaagttgtagcaaattttattcttaacaacaatgctctctttcacttttctCTCAGATGCACAAAAGGCCAGAAAAATAcggaaatatgaaaattagatgaattcgtagtttcacaagttattaatggtaaaaCTCAAGatttggagcatgttacagaaaaactttttcaatcaaagttgtagcaaattttattctcaacaacaatgctctctttcacttttgctcgaGAAAATGTCGAGAACAATACGGAAATAtgaaatttagaagaatacgTAGTTTAACAAGTTGTTTATGGTAAAACTCGGTATTCGGAGTATGTTACagaaaactttttgaacaaaatttgtatcaaattttACGCTTAACACATTGCTCTGTCAACTCCTTTTAATCCAACCCTCGGTCGACATTATCCGCTGTATCCCATTActcaacattttgaacaaatcaGGTTCAAAACTATCTACTGTTGGCAGTGGAACTATATATCACGTATTCATTCATGCTGGTTACTAATATACAACGAGCCATATGGTTATTTTTTGTGCCTTGGACTTATTGGCTATCATATCATATTAATAGAGCTAGtgtattatgtttaaaaaatgttttggcaGCTGCTTCAAGTTACACTATAAAATGCACACTCGGAAAAATAAAGTTACCTACATTCTTTACCAGTGTGCCACATAGAAAGGAAGAATTACAAGCatgaaaatttcaacaaatgcataaatataaaagttgaaataacAAAGGAATCAATACCGAAATGATAAAAGTACACACAATATACAGGTTtttttctgtaagtcgtggcataattttaatcacaaatagtagggtgaaaatgatgacgattcatgtaaaaatttttgatctaaacccataaatggcTGAACACTCTGTATAGCATTGGTCCCGTGCAACAACATTGCACTGTTTGCCAAATTTAATCTTTCTAAGAcaaaccattttgaaaatatttaaaagaatgttagaaatttcttaactttgatggcctatatcttagccatttatgggtttgtactaaaaatttttacccgaatcgtcatcattctGACTACTATTTGGGATTAAAATTATGCTACGATTTACagaaacactctgtataataTGATGTAAAGCTTAACAAATACTAGTTACAGCAGAAATCGTTCAGAATGTTGTTGAGGAtctcttataaaaatcgagacaccaaaaattaataaacatcattaataaacgataattctgttgaacacAAACAAGatagttaaaaaaagaataatctgCGAAACTGATAAGAAATATAATACGAAATAGATATGTTTGAAATTAACAAATCTTAGTATCTTTGAATATCAAGAACGATGCATTTTCGTTTACTTGTTCTTATATTCCTGGCGATTTGCCTACATTATAACGTTCAAGGGCGAGATATTGATGATATGGATCAAAAGCAAACAGAAGCTCCTAAACGTCGGTTGTTTATTGTAAAAGTTCCGTGTAAACGTGGCTATCAAGAAATCACAATTGATTGCGAACCAGATCTCGAGCCTTTTTAGACGAAGGTAAAAggcaacaaagaaaattatattttaaataatcagtGATAATTAGTAATAGTTTCTTTTTTAGACTAAGCAGAAAAAAGAAACCATAGACACCGAAGAAAACGCAATAAACATCATTAATGaacgataattttgttgaatgcaaatataatatcaataaaagtaGCTTCCAGactaaaattatgtttttaaaaatgaaataaatatctatataaaaaatgttagtCAAAAACATCTTCTTTCTTCAAAAAGATAGAAAAGTGGgggaaaaaataatataatttaattactcataattattatatttattgtatttctttttttaccagtaattaagaaaaatttatacaaaaaaaattaaaatcttttgcAAGTAATttacaaaactaaaataaacttGCACTTCCTTATAAACATGGTGCtctaatacattttttcctctttgttaAATTCGGGCAAGGTTTTCCGTTATTTTCCGGTTCTCTTTTAATCATTCTTTGCCTGTATTGAAAACCTTTACCACAAGAAACGCTACATCCAGACCATGGAGACCAGTCAGAAACCATACAATCGATTGCAGGTGAGGCTGTTGGTGCTAAATTAGGATTTTGTATTTCAcctgttaaatttaataaaaacacatTATCCcatacaaatttttgtttataataatttaacttaatttaccTCTCATTATTTTACATGCTTCATTGCATTCATCTACCGTTAAGAAATTGTTTCGATTTCCTCTACAACCCCCATAAACAAAAGGAACACACATTTGCTTGCTGGGTTCAAAGTACCATCTATTAAAGTATCCGGTGCAGGGTCCTTGAATTGGTTCTTCCATACACACTCGTTTTGCAGTTGCCATGTCGAAAGTGCAATCCACATAATCCATACAAGGTCTCTGTTGCATTAATTCAACTCTTGAGCTacatttttcttgtaaacCGGGTTCGACGAGCAATAATCTCGTTCGGAATTTAACTCCTTTTCCACATGAAGCGCTACAAGGACTAAAATCATTCCATTCGGATACAGGACACATCGGATCTGGTACTTCAATTTGATCTGGTTGACATGGTGGTTccatacatttttctttttccactGAAACAAAgcattatttgattttatgataaaatgaacttaaataaataaatttttagagtGACTAGCGTTTGCATTGGTGCCGTTCTATATGCTATCTTGTGGCTCATAGTAGAATTGGTATTATCACTGCATTTCATCATGGCTTCCCTCAATTTTTTCCTCCAAGCCTCTCTATCCATGGTTTCCTTTCACCATTTTCTGGACCAAGTATATCTCTGACCAGGAACGTCAAGAATCCCTTTCCTTCTCCCATCTTGCTGTCGACTTTCCCCTAGAGCCCTAGGTCTTGTTCCTTGCATTCGGGCATTTGGCATCGAGATGGAATCTGTTTTCAAAGGTTCATACACAGATATCGATCATAGATTAATACGGAGCTCTTCACTCTCCAAACCACATCATTCTTCTAGAGGATATCCTGGAAATCTACCGCTTATTATGAAACGAAATTTCATCAAACATCTTTCGACGAGTTCTGCAGATTTTTTAGGAGCAACCAAACAAAATTCAAGTCATTGTTCACACGAAATCGTTCTCCACGTCACTCCTTTAGACGGTGCTGGAGTATTCATAATCAAAATCTGTACCGACGGATATTTGTGTCTTTCTGGATCAAAAGATAAGTAATTTTGAGTCAATATGGCAGTATTGAGTCCATATCTTTGATCTCGCTAGAAGCCTATATCTAATAAAATCATGCATTTTGGATCATAATCTGCAAGGTAATCCtataacactttaaataaaatcattacaatATCACCATCACAACGTATAAATTCGTCAAAATTTCGAATCGAATTTTGCACCATTACAAacgtttaaatagaaaaaaaattatttacttgtTGAAATATGAGGACATTTCTTTCTTCCCATTGCATCCAAAAATTGACGACTTCTGGTCTTCATTCCAACTCCGCAAGTTGAAGAACATTCCGACCAAAGAGTCCATTCGGTTGTTGCGCAAATACCATCGTTTACTTCTAATTTTTCTTCGGAATCTTCGGCTGGTttgcttaaaattaaaaagatgtatattaattaatcacttttttaaatttcttactttTCGCATTCTGGTACAGCGGCAACACACATTTCCTTTGAAACTAATTGTCGATTACAACTAAACATTTGTGCTTTTTGTGGCATTTTATATTCTCTTGTGCGCATTCTTAAACCTTTACCACAAGTAACTGAACAATCGCTCCATGAGGAGTATTCGGTTACGCTGCATTCAactacaataataattaaaaaaaaatatttttgtggaAATGATTAAGACCAAAAAAACCTCTTGATGTATCTTCCGTATTTTCATTAACCTCCACTTCTAATTgagcatttaaaaatttttcatcgcATGATTTTGGAATGACTTTTTCTCTTGTTAAATACATCCTAGCTAAAGGATgcatttcatttttacttgGGTCATAAAATGGTGCTCTAGGATCTTCCGGATAAGTTGTAGTGATTCTATACATTTTTTCGCGAGGTTTAGTTTCACTATTTGGggactaaaaaaaattatttacaaaaaaataatttttattgattttcttaGTACCATATAAGTGATTCCACTATCAGTTCCTGCGTCATAAGGATAAAGGtccaaaatcaaattttctatcCACGTACAATttcttaaacataaatttaatccgTTAACTCCAACGACCCAATCCGGCGTAGGACCTAGAAAATTTCATCGGgaagaaaattatgtttttttcaGACCAAGGTTAAATCTAATCTAATCTCAtttgttgtaataaataaCGGCGCTCTactataatattataatttcctttttttgagaTGAAAATGCGAATCTCGTGGTGGTTATTTTccgttattttaataatttctcttCATTTCCAAATGGTACAAAGCGGAAAGGACAAACGAGAAATACGTGAAGTTAagaattttatgaagatgttTGAAAACACCAAATCAAGCAACATCGTTGGGGCTCCGTGTTTAGATGGTTATGTGAAAGTGAAAAATAAGTGtaggaaaattattaaattttcaacgagtttaaaaaaataattaaaaaaatgtatggttATAATCTTAAATTATATCTATTTTAGAATTAGtgtgttatttttcaacattcaTATCTGTATGTAAACAAGATAGCCAGAAAACATGTAATTTGcgaaactaataaaaatatgtacaagaaaatgtttgaaattaataaaattg
Proteins encoded:
- the LOC111424141 gene encoding spondin-1, coding for MKVALWGFIFVLGVVVVLGCPREPSPYHSHVGKLEGDNGFQIKVNENPEKYIPGQIYTMYLMGSRTFENVQHFKRFTINVESSQEPGNLSPQKVGTFQLFGDSLSKFNEDCVNTISETSVLPKTEVFFMWKAPPPGSGCVTFRAMVLEDSKRWFADEGKLSKTFCEQTENDLKFNPDDCCACDEAKYNLIFEGIWSNKTHPKDFPFSLWLTHFSDIIGASHERNFTFWGEGQIASEGFRSLAEWGSVRLMESELRAKSKYLRSIIKAAGLWYPHVNTNTSATFKVDRRHNLISLASMFGPTPDWVVGVNGLNLCLRNCTWIENLILDLYPYDAGTDSGITYMSPNSETKPREKMYRITTTYPEDPRAPFYDPSKNEMHPLARMYLTREKVIPKSCDEKFLNAQLEVEVNENTEDTSRVECSVTEYSSWSDCSVTCGKGLRMRTREYKMPQKAQMFSCNRQLVSKEMCVAAVPECENKPAEDSEEKLEVNDGICATTEWTLWSECSSTCGVGMKTRSRQFLDAMGRKKCPHISTMEKEKCMEPPCQPDQIEVPDPMCPVSEWNDFSPCSASCGKGVKFRTRLLLVEPGLQEKCSSRVELMQQRPCMDYVDCTFDMATAKRVCMEEPIQGPCTGYFNRWYFEPSKQMCVPFVYGGCRGNRNNFLTVDECNEACKIMRGEIQNPNLAPTASPAIDCMVSDWSPWSGCSVSCGKGFQYRQRMIKREPENNGKPCPNLTKRKKCIRAPCL